The Pseudomonas berkeleyensis genome includes a region encoding these proteins:
- a CDS encoding DUF3392 domain-containing protein has product MDLILDLIVTLSRWSRSHLGDISLAIMATLLVLFGPAINAWVQRTIGNLNFVLRTLLFVVFCAVGYGLAIVFLTPWLAKGLAHFNNFTLAPVLILIFVVIGILADRN; this is encoded by the coding sequence ATGGATCTGATACTGGATCTGATCGTCACCCTGTCGCGCTGGAGCCGCAGCCACCTCGGCGATATCTCCCTGGCCATCATGGCCACTCTGCTGGTGCTGTTCGGCCCGGCGATCAACGCCTGGGTTCAACGTACCATCGGCAATCTCAACTTCGTGCTGCGCACCCTGCTGTTCGTGGTGTTCTGCGCCGTGGGCTACGGCCTGGCCATCGTCTTCCTCACGCCCTGGCTGGCCAAGGGCCTGGCGCACTTCAACAACTTCACCCTGGCGCCGGTATTGATCCTGATCTTCGTGGTAATCGGCATCCTCGCCGACCGCAATTAG
- a CDS encoding AAA family ATPase produces the protein MAVRLHIFGASGSGTTTLARALAERCAWLHLDTDDFYWLPSEPPYLHKRPPQQRVEMIREHAAQAPNWLLSGSLCGWGEALIPSFSHALFLRLDDEERMRRLRQREAQRYGERIQPGGDMHAQSQAFLEWAAGYEQGDLQTRSLRMHEAWIERQLSCPLLRLDSTCDSPEQLVEQALAWLHS, from the coding sequence ATGGCGGTTCGGTTACATATCTTCGGTGCATCCGGCTCTGGCACCACCACCCTGGCTCGGGCATTGGCCGAGCGTTGCGCTTGGCTGCACCTGGATACCGACGATTTCTACTGGCTGCCCAGTGAGCCGCCTTACCTGCACAAGCGCCCGCCGCAGCAGCGTGTGGAAATGATCCGCGAGCACGCGGCGCAGGCGCCGAATTGGCTGTTGAGCGGCTCGCTGTGCGGCTGGGGCGAGGCATTGATTCCGTCGTTCAGCCATGCGCTGTTCCTGCGCCTGGACGATGAGGAGCGCATGCGCCGCCTGCGCCAGCGTGAGGCGCAGCGCTATGGTGAGCGCATCCAGCCGGGTGGCGATATGCATGCGCAGAGCCAGGCATTTCTCGAATGGGCGGCCGGCTACGAACAGGGTGACCTGCAGACCCGCAGCCTGCGTATGCACGAAGCCTGGATCGAGCGACAACTGAGCTGCCCGTTGTTGCGGCTCGATTCGACGTGCGACAGTCCTGAACAACTGGTCGAGCAGGCTTTGGCGTGGCTGCACAGCTGA